From the genome of Argentina anserina chromosome 4, drPotAnse1.1, whole genome shotgun sequence, one region includes:
- the LOC126792416 gene encoding protein NIM1-INTERACTING 2, which produces MDAEKRKRDDGVDRKRAKPAEDKGTVVTEEEVEEFFTILRRIHVAARQFGKREGEPGRKLTTSKKMRLSFEARDFEEEEKKPKADSGLDLNSDPASEES; this is translated from the coding sequence ATGGATGCAGAAAAAAGAAAGCGCGACGATGGAGTTGACAGGAAGAGAGCGAAACCGGCGGAAGATAAAGGCACGGTGGTgacggaggaggaggtggaggagtTCTTTACTATACTCAGGAGGATACACGTAGCAGCCAGGCAGTTCGGGAAACGGGAGGGAGAACCTGGCCGTAAGTTGACGACGTCCAAAAAAATGAGGCTCTCTTTCGAAGCGCGAGACTTCgaggaggaagagaaaaaGCCGAAGGCGGATTCAGGTTTGGATCTCAATTCGGATCCTGCATCGGAAGAAAGCTAA